A part of Microbulbifer sp. MI-G genomic DNA contains:
- a CDS encoding fibronectin type III domain-containing protein, with translation MATKEVCRAVAVTSTPTTLNYPSTDLDGAFTISWSARPGANRYELYRRLNGGAWSRIYNSSGTSFNESGRSAGSYQYRVRACTPDMCSDYKTGGTIVVGPPPVPGSISVPGYVSSSSASLSWAASSGATRYELQQRKDGGSWSSNIYSGGATSTDVNNLEHGSVYRFRVRACATFCSSFRESGNLEVYFRPGVPSPSVSPGNSPDGKYTVSWNSKAFATRYQLVNEGGTVVYNGAGLSKGFEDIANGTYRYKVRACNAKNTCSAYSSLVAVTVDRDVSKPVLSISQPTPNISGKLTLTWTKITKGGLSVNYRVIDSGNNQVYLGTALSHQLNNLSDGRHCYRVRAETATDQSGYSPEACATVALLQPPVSPSYITLPSSTGEAYTVSWPAADRADSYDLQQRLNGGSWKTVYSGASRNYSYSATPLVYGTHDYRVQAVNQAGASAYSDVYSVTLELDPTVQIRKQLYYNEADTVPAAQENPAQGIFSRDKAAFRYLDLMYIVDANTNTVINRFASGEPTAAFSSLYGVAERNRATAVEAFIFEQLTHFPDNENLQRFTLDVYYDRAVAEMILANEALDKARISRLRNEAVSVEVGHIEAAHQLLDDALEQYNSLLQYAPEFLAQWGPGRGQISPRYYDPNDLAQKDVTPAERLFTGYKDVTMLYQLMGRLASTKVEQARLAVVAGQTNTTILAQMIEKMNTLRSDLVAREQSLRGIFPNTDFTQVSGFSGLPEAVSAWQSYMRDLENAISWLTGEANILGLPQDAVLLVQGYGIDGNTEFDSFNALSDFLGNDSSGPIATAQSSLAAARTSYDTYRHSADTLATEYTDRHQQLGNWLFSLLGWEFPESCFSQDCIIAEESAQEGSEISLQANNIDIAQIALDRNLQRMEDLLAAIEIEIERRAEEEEIVDWQSAIILDYGAQQVFISEQITKIKKEAEQSRRRLSIFKSVVNVTKSILPVKNGGSGGSVTDSLLDAAITIAEHNINIKSIKKIGKLEAESIRLAAEERAALNDSTNRLLDVESKARVRTMWLEANTIALDIAQAEATVEQEVERLAGMLNQAQRVTNQIFTANSNLAERYFADPIHGSRLTTEMLRAERHFEEAQKWLFYAASALEYKWQEPFVGPVSRGRKEAVYTLRNAEELRDFHSEMLSFDQLRNLSGTQQATDTFSIKDHVFGYVDAIGGIAQTYPHPDPARQDGPRLSPQAAFHEKLRLLSRNFGSDVWVTVEFSTVKELPRSNFFLGPVVAGTDDLACLATGGTYLDKIETIGLNIPLSYSSSNESEAPAFLTYGGTSVVRSKTPGSLVVNEDGVGIADELVTYSTRFWNTVEGSQLAFRDSYRVSMAADLDVLSSEPGSSSTVTSVFKERSVAATGWRLSIKLADRFGPLVDITAMQDIELIFNHRYISRNFDTCDDDGPGGPLLLRKTAPLRKATPE, from the coding sequence GTGGCAACCAAAGAAGTTTGCCGTGCTGTTGCTGTCACCTCGACACCCACAACCTTAAACTATCCGAGTACTGATCTGGACGGCGCCTTTACCATTAGCTGGTCTGCCCGTCCCGGTGCTAATCGCTATGAACTCTATCGCCGTCTCAATGGTGGTGCCTGGAGCCGGATTTATAATAGCAGTGGCACCAGTTTTAATGAGAGTGGACGCTCTGCAGGCAGTTATCAGTATCGTGTGCGGGCCTGTACTCCTGATATGTGCAGTGATTACAAAACGGGAGGAACGATCGTTGTTGGGCCACCGCCAGTTCCCGGCTCAATCAGCGTACCCGGCTATGTATCTTCCAGCAGTGCCAGTCTGAGCTGGGCCGCCAGTAGCGGCGCCACCCGCTACGAACTGCAGCAGCGCAAAGATGGCGGCAGCTGGTCCAGCAATATTTACTCCGGCGGTGCCACCAGTACCGATGTTAACAATCTGGAGCACGGCAGTGTCTACCGTTTCAGGGTGCGTGCCTGCGCCACCTTCTGCTCTTCTTTCCGGGAGAGCGGCAATCTGGAGGTATATTTTCGCCCCGGTGTGCCCAGCCCCAGTGTCTCTCCCGGCAATAGCCCCGATGGCAAATACACCGTAAGCTGGAACAGCAAGGCATTTGCCACCCGCTATCAACTTGTCAACGAGGGCGGCACTGTGGTGTATAACGGGGCCGGCTTGAGCAAAGGCTTTGAAGATATTGCCAACGGCACCTACCGCTACAAGGTGCGCGCCTGCAATGCCAAAAACACCTGCTCAGCCTACTCCTCCCTGGTTGCGGTAACGGTGGATCGGGATGTGAGCAAGCCGGTGCTATCGATTTCCCAGCCAACACCGAATATCAGCGGCAAGCTGACACTAACCTGGACAAAAATCACCAAGGGTGGGCTCAGTGTTAACTACAGGGTGATAGATAGCGGCAATAACCAGGTCTATCTGGGTACGGCGCTTAGCCACCAGCTCAATAATTTAAGTGATGGTCGCCACTGCTACCGGGTGCGGGCGGAAACCGCAACGGATCAATCCGGCTATTCACCGGAAGCCTGTGCCACCGTGGCCCTGTTGCAGCCGCCGGTGTCCCCGAGTTATATCACGCTGCCGTCCTCCACCGGTGAGGCCTACACGGTCAGCTGGCCGGCAGCCGACAGGGCTGACAGTTATGATCTACAGCAGCGGTTGAATGGTGGCAGCTGGAAAACGGTGTACAGCGGCGCCAGTCGCAATTATAGCTATAGTGCCACGCCACTGGTGTACGGCACCCATGACTACCGTGTGCAGGCTGTGAACCAGGCGGGTGCATCGGCCTACAGCGATGTCTATAGCGTGACTTTGGAACTGGATCCGACGGTGCAGATTCGCAAGCAGCTCTACTACAACGAGGCCGATACTGTTCCGGCGGCACAGGAAAATCCGGCGCAGGGTATCTTCTCGCGGGACAAGGCCGCATTCCGTTACCTGGATTTGATGTATATCGTCGACGCCAACACCAATACGGTGATCAACCGCTTTGCCAGTGGCGAGCCGACAGCAGCGTTTTCCTCCCTGTATGGTGTTGCCGAGCGCAACCGCGCCACAGCGGTGGAAGCCTTTATTTTCGAGCAGCTAACACACTTCCCGGACAATGAAAACCTGCAGCGTTTCACCCTGGATGTCTACTACGATCGCGCGGTGGCGGAGATGATCCTGGCCAATGAAGCCCTGGACAAAGCCCGCATCAGCCGCTTGCGCAACGAAGCGGTGAGTGTCGAGGTTGGGCATATCGAAGCTGCACACCAGCTGCTGGATGACGCCCTGGAGCAGTACAACTCGCTGCTGCAGTATGCCCCGGAGTTCCTGGCCCAGTGGGGGCCCGGGCGGGGTCAAATCAGCCCGCGTTACTATGACCCCAACGACCTGGCGCAGAAAGACGTGACCCCGGCGGAGCGGCTGTTTACCGGCTACAAGGATGTCACCATGCTGTATCAGTTGATGGGCAGGCTGGCCTCTACCAAGGTAGAGCAAGCGCGCCTGGCGGTAGTGGCGGGGCAGACCAATACCACAATACTGGCGCAGATGATCGAGAAGATGAATACGCTGCGCAGTGACCTAGTGGCCAGGGAGCAGTCTCTGCGCGGAATTTTCCCGAACACCGATTTTACCCAGGTTTCGGGGTTTTCCGGTCTTCCAGAAGCGGTTTCTGCCTGGCAAAGCTACATGCGTGATTTGGAAAATGCGATAAGCTGGCTGACGGGAGAAGCCAATATTCTGGGTCTACCCCAGGATGCGGTGCTGTTGGTACAGGGCTACGGCATTGACGGCAATACCGAGTTTGATTCCTTTAACGCACTGAGTGATTTCCTCGGCAATGACAGCAGTGGCCCTATCGCCACAGCACAGAGCAGCCTGGCTGCGGCGAGAACCAGTTACGACACCTACCGTCACAGCGCCGACACCCTGGCCACAGAGTACACCGATCGCCACCAGCAACTGGGTAACTGGTTATTTAGTTTGCTGGGCTGGGAATTTCCGGAAAGCTGTTTTAGCCAAGACTGTATCATCGCTGAAGAGTCTGCGCAGGAAGGTAGTGAGATCTCGCTGCAGGCGAACAATATCGATATTGCGCAGATCGCCCTGGATCGCAATCTGCAGCGTATGGAGGATCTGCTCGCTGCGATCGAAATCGAAATTGAGCGGCGTGCGGAGGAAGAGGAGATTGTCGACTGGCAATCGGCAATTATCTTGGATTATGGTGCCCAACAGGTTTTCATTTCAGAGCAGATCACTAAGATCAAGAAAGAAGCCGAGCAGTCCAGGCGGAGATTAAGCATTTTCAAATCTGTTGTTAATGTGACAAAAAGCATCTTGCCCGTGAAAAATGGTGGGAGTGGGGGCTCTGTTACTGATTCCTTGCTGGACGCGGCAATCACTATTGCCGAGCATAATATCAATATAAAGAGTATTAAAAAGATAGGTAAATTAGAGGCGGAGAGCATTCGCTTGGCTGCAGAGGAGCGCGCAGCGCTGAATGACAGTACCAACCGGCTGCTGGATGTGGAAAGTAAAGCGCGGGTGCGCACCATGTGGCTGGAGGCCAACACCATCGCCCTGGATATCGCCCAGGCGGAAGCGACGGTTGAACAGGAAGTGGAACGCCTGGCGGGTATGCTCAACCAGGCGCAGCGGGTGACAAACCAGATATTTACCGCCAACAGCAACCTGGCGGAGCGCTACTTTGCCGATCCGATCCACGGCAGCCGCCTGACCACGGAGATGCTGCGTGCCGAGCGGCACTTTGAAGAGGCACAGAAGTGGCTGTTCTACGCTGCCAGCGCGCTGGAATACAAATGGCAGGAGCCCTTTGTGGGCCCGGTTAGCCGGGGCAGGAAAGAGGCGGTGTATACCCTGCGCAACGCGGAGGAACTGCGGGATTTCCACAGTGAAATGCTGTCTTTCGACCAGCTGCGCAATCTCAGCGGCACCCAGCAGGCCACGGACACCTTTTCCATCAAGGACCATGTGTTCGGTTATGTGGATGCCATCGGGGGTATCGCGCAAACCTATCCCCACCCGGACCCGGCCCGGCAGGATGGCCCGCGCCTGAGTCCGCAGGCGGCATTCCATGAAAAGCTGCGCCTGCTGTCGCGCAACTTCGGCAGCGATGTCTGGGTAACGGTGGAGTTCAGTACCGTGAAAGAACTGCCGCGCAGCAATTTCTTCCTCGGCCCGGTGGTGGCGGGCACGGACGATTTGGCCTGCCTGGCTACCGGGGGTACTTATCTGGACAAGATAGAGACCATTGGACTCAATATTCCCCTGAGCTACTCCAGCAGCAATGAGAGTGAAGCGCCGGCCTTCCTGACCTATGGCGGTACCAGTGTGGTGCGCAGCAAGACACCGGGCAGCCTGGTGGTGAATGAAGACGGTGTGGGTATTGCGGATGAGCTGGTGACCTATAGCACGCGTTTCTGGAATACCGTGGAGGGTTCGCAGCTGGCATTCCGTGACAGTTACCGGGTATCCATGGCGGCGGACCTGGATGTGCTGAGCAGTGAGCCCGGTTCCAGTTCCACTGTGACCAGTGTTTTTAAAGAACGCAGTGTGGCCGCCACCGGCTGGCGGCTATCGATCAAGCTGGCGGATCGCTTTGGCCCGCTGGTGGACATTACTGCGATGCAGGATATAGAGCTGATTTTTAATCACCGCTACATTTCCAGGAACTTCGACACCTGTGACGATGACGGTCCTGGCGGCCCGCTGCTGCTGCGCAAGACTGCTCCGCTGCGCAAGGCAACTCCGGAGTGA
- a CDS encoding IS1595 family transposase: MARNKVQIQKGISLTEFLKQYGTEEQCFDALHRWRWPEGFRCPHCGHNQCCQLSYRKLQQCNRCHRQTSITAGTIFDSSKLPLTVWFQAIYLITQDKKGISSMNLARRLGISYNAAWRTKQKLMQVMVERDQQYKLSGFIELDDAYLGGERTGCKPGRGAESKTPFVAAVETTKEGQPTRIKLSVVQGFRNTEIAAWSKRYLSKGSIVISDGLACFNAVTEAGCDHDKIVCGGGRASVEEPEFYWVNTVLGNLKSALRSTYHAIRPKYAQRYLAEFQYRFNRRFDLCALIPRLVYVSLRTPPMPERLLKLSLDGN, from the coding sequence ATGGCCCGCAACAAAGTACAGATTCAGAAAGGTATCAGTCTGACTGAGTTCCTCAAGCAGTACGGTACAGAGGAGCAGTGCTTCGACGCACTTCATCGCTGGCGGTGGCCGGAGGGCTTCCGCTGCCCTCATTGCGGCCACAATCAGTGCTGCCAACTGTCCTACAGGAAACTACAGCAGTGCAACCGATGCCATCGACAGACTTCAATCACCGCCGGCACCATATTTGACTCCAGCAAACTACCTCTCACCGTCTGGTTTCAGGCCATCTACCTCATCACCCAAGACAAGAAGGGCATCTCCAGTATGAACCTGGCCCGTCGCCTGGGAATCTCCTACAACGCCGCTTGGCGCACGAAACAGAAACTCATGCAGGTAATGGTGGAGCGAGACCAGCAGTACAAGCTATCTGGCTTCATCGAGTTGGACGATGCCTATCTCGGCGGTGAGCGTACCGGATGCAAGCCGGGACGCGGCGCTGAGAGTAAGACGCCTTTCGTGGCTGCGGTTGAAACTACGAAGGAAGGGCAGCCCACCCGGATCAAACTCTCTGTAGTGCAAGGCTTCCGAAACACTGAAATCGCCGCTTGGAGCAAGCGTTACCTAAGCAAAGGCAGTATCGTTATCTCGGATGGTCTGGCGTGCTTCAATGCTGTTACTGAGGCCGGCTGCGACCACGACAAGATCGTCTGCGGTGGTGGCCGCGCCTCCGTTGAGGAGCCCGAGTTCTACTGGGTGAACACGGTACTCGGCAATTTAAAAAGCGCGTTGCGCAGTACCTACCATGCGATACGACCGAAATATGCACAGCGCTACCTGGCGGAGTTCCAATATCGTTTTAACCGCAGGTTCGACCTGTGTGCACTTATTCCCCGGCTTGTCTACGTTTCTCTCCGGACGCCACCAATGCCGGAAAGATTACTGAAACTTAGCTTAGATGGTAATTAG
- the tnpA gene encoding IS200/IS605 family transposase encodes MRQVDSLSHTKWECKYHIVFILKYRRKVLFGQMRRELPMVFHQLSGQKESLIEAGHVMPNHVHMMISIPPKYAISQVVGYIKGKSAIYIARTYSGRHRSYVGQHFWARGYFVSTVGRDQNVIWGSIRHQEKEDRRVEQLNLV; translated from the coding sequence ATGAGACAAGTGGACAGTTTAAGTCATACGAAATGGGAGTGTAAGTACCATATAGTTTTTATCCTAAAGTATCGTAGAAAGGTACTATTTGGACAGATGCGCAGAGAGTTGCCCATGGTATTCCACCAGTTGTCCGGGCAAAAGGAGAGCCTGATTGAGGCGGGGCACGTAATGCCGAATCATGTCCATATGATGATATCTATTCCGCCCAAATATGCTATCTCCCAGGTGGTGGGATATATCAAAGGGAAAAGTGCTATTTACATTGCGAGGACCTACTCTGGCCGGCATAGAAGTTATGTAGGGCAACACTTCTGGGCGAGAGGTTACTTTGTGTCCACCGTTGGTCGTGATCAGAATGTGATCTGGGGGAGTATTCGTCATCAGGAGAAGGAAGATCGGCGAGTAGAGCAACTGAACTTGGTATGA